In Haloarchaeobius litoreus, the following are encoded in one genomic region:
- the sod gene encoding superoxide dismutase yields the protein MANYELDPLPYDYDALEPHVSEQVLRWHHDTHHQGYVDGWNTAEETLAANRDAGTTDGSAGAMRNVTHNGSGHILHDLFWNCMGPDGGDEPEGALRDRIEADFGSYDAWKAEFEAAASAAGGWALLVYDSHSEQLRNVVVDKHDQGALWGAHPILALDVWEHSYYHDYGPARGDFVDAFFAVVDWQEPTRRYGEAIALFE from the coding sequence ATGGCGAACTACGAACTCGATCCGCTACCGTACGACTACGACGCCCTCGAACCGCACGTCAGCGAGCAGGTCCTCCGCTGGCATCACGACACCCACCACCAGGGCTACGTCGACGGCTGGAATACGGCCGAAGAGACGCTCGCGGCGAACCGCGACGCCGGGACCACCGACGGCTCCGCCGGCGCGATGCGGAACGTCACCCACAACGGCTCCGGGCACATCCTCCACGACCTGTTCTGGAACTGCATGGGGCCCGACGGCGGCGACGAGCCCGAGGGCGCGCTCCGGGACCGCATCGAAGCCGACTTCGGCTCCTACGACGCGTGGAAGGCCGAGTTCGAGGCGGCTGCCTCGGCCGCCGGCGGCTGGGCGCTGCTCGTCTACGACTCCCACAGCGAGCAGCTCCGGAACGTCGTCGTCGACAAGCACGACCAGGGCGCACTGTGGGGCGCACACCCCATCCTCGCGCTCGACGTCTGGGAGCACTCGTACTACCACGACTACGGCCCGGCCCGCGGCGACTTCGTCGACGCATTCTTCGCCGTGGTCGACTGGCAGGAGCCGACCCGGCGCTACGGGGAGGCCATCGCGCTGTTCGAGTAG
- a CDS encoding DUF7838 family putative zinc beta-ribbon protein, which produces MSLETEHYCPDCESDVTFYRAASTHVHLGEKVKWHCTECDYGFVKINGNVDTSEA; this is translated from the coding sequence ATGAGCCTGGAGACGGAACACTACTGTCCCGACTGCGAGAGCGACGTCACCTTCTATCGCGCCGCGAGCACGCACGTCCACCTCGGCGAGAAGGTCAAGTGGCACTGCACCGAGTGCGACTACGGCTTCGTGAAGATCAACGGTAACGTCGACACGAGCGAAGCCTGA
- a CDS encoding cob(I)yrinic acid a,c-diamide adenosyltransferase has product MKIYTGRGDDGMTDLRDMSRVSKTSPRIEAYGTVDELNALVGTVRPTGHDDIDEKLAGVQNHLHVVQADFANPDPEEDDPMITSEHVDQVEAWIDAYDDELEPLQSFILPTGSEKGSRLHHARTVCRRAERRAVALAADAQANEDAIQYLNRLSDGLFVWARVVNARDGVPEESPTY; this is encoded by the coding sequence ATGAAGATATACACGGGCCGTGGCGACGACGGTATGACCGACCTGCGCGACATGTCCCGCGTCTCGAAGACGAGCCCACGCATCGAGGCGTACGGGACCGTCGACGAGCTGAACGCGCTCGTGGGGACGGTCCGACCGACGGGTCACGACGACATCGACGAGAAGCTCGCCGGCGTGCAGAACCACCTCCACGTCGTGCAGGCCGACTTCGCCAACCCCGACCCGGAGGAGGACGACCCGATGATCACGTCGGAGCACGTCGACCAGGTAGAGGCGTGGATCGACGCCTACGACGACGAGCTGGAGCCGCTCCAGTCGTTCATCCTGCCGACGGGCAGCGAGAAGGGGTCGCGACTCCACCACGCGCGCACGGTGTGCCGGCGGGCGGAACGCCGCGCGGTCGCGCTGGCCGCCGACGCACAGGCGAACGAGGACGCCATCCAGTACCTGAACCGGCTGTCGGACGGGCTGTTCGTCTGGGCTCGCGTCGTCAATGCCCGTGACGGCGTCCCCGAGGAAAGTCCGACCTACTGA
- a CDS encoding MBL fold metallo-hydrolase, producing the protein MFERYPIPTPFQVGPINAYLAGRTLVDPGPDGEEAWAELLTALEAHDLTPDDVEQVLVTHPHPDHFGSAHRFAERGATVYASEPCAEIVGDFAGRWAYEREFFTDFFERNGMSASTADTVTELPEAFLNYAPDVEVDETLAAGDTVTVAGISLTVDEVTGHAPGELTYTYEDDGDSVCIVGDNVLPDITPNPFLQPPEEPGGERPHVLPRYNDCLERQRDAGYDRLLPGHREVITDPAGRIREILDAHEERTAAVLELVDDPTTAVDVMAGLFDDLPVTEQFSGMSEAIGHLDVLEERGAVERNERGGMVVYERADGGQ; encoded by the coding sequence ATGTTCGAGCGGTATCCGATTCCGACCCCCTTCCAGGTCGGCCCCATCAACGCCTACCTCGCCGGGCGCACGCTGGTCGACCCCGGTCCGGACGGCGAGGAGGCCTGGGCCGAACTCCTCACCGCGCTGGAGGCGCACGACCTGACCCCCGACGACGTCGAGCAGGTCCTGGTGACCCACCCCCACCCCGACCACTTCGGGAGTGCTCACCGGTTCGCCGAGCGGGGTGCGACAGTGTACGCAAGCGAACCCTGTGCCGAGATCGTCGGCGACTTCGCAGGGCGCTGGGCCTACGAGCGCGAGTTCTTCACCGACTTCTTCGAGCGCAACGGGATGTCCGCGTCGACGGCGGACACCGTCACCGAGCTCCCCGAGGCGTTCCTCAACTACGCTCCCGACGTCGAGGTGGACGAGACGCTCGCTGCGGGTGATACGGTGACCGTCGCTGGCATCAGCCTCACCGTCGACGAGGTCACCGGCCACGCACCGGGCGAACTCACGTACACCTACGAGGACGACGGCGACTCCGTCTGCATCGTCGGCGACAACGTCCTGCCGGACATCACACCCAACCCGTTCCTTCAGCCGCCCGAAGAACCCGGCGGCGAGCGCCCACACGTGCTCCCCCGGTACAACGACTGTCTGGAGCGCCAGCGCGACGCCGGCTACGACCGGCTGCTCCCCGGCCACCGCGAAGTCATCACCGACCCGGCGGGGCGCATCCGGGAGATACTCGACGCACACGAGGAGCGGACCGCCGCCGTGCTCGAACTGGTCGATGACCCGACGACCGCCGTCGACGTGATGGCGGGGCTGTTCGACGACCTCCCCGTGACCGAGCAGTTCTCGGGCATGAGCGAGGCTATCGGCCACCTGGACGTGCTCGAAGAGCGCGGCGCGGTCGAGCGCAACGAACGCGGCGGGATGGTCGTCTACGAACGCGCGGACGGCGGTCAGTAG